The nucleotide sequence gacgacccgacggcggttcaaggacaacagacaacaactcgagacttaggcgaagcttgtttgctccctagtcatcgaaaccccatcaattccatcacaactagacgcaggcttttaccttcatcgaaggggccgaactagtataaactctcttgcatccctgtgtccgctttaaccccttcaagctaacccgtcgcgatggctccacgactaagtcctttctctaggacatctgtcgtgacaaaaccacgacagttggccccatggtgggcgccaactgtcgtggttttgtcacggcagatgtccttagtgtcaggacttagtcgcgaggccaacgcatctatgtggtagcttgagaggggtcgAGCGGGGCGAGtgacgcgatgtttttacccaggttcggcccctcacggtggaggtaaaagcctacatcctgcttcattgatattgatgatgatgatcacggttacaagactgttctatctcgagagctattgtctaaacctaacttgtccaacttatagaacttgtgaatcttgtccctttttggggagccctgcccctccttatatatgttggaggggcgggttacatgactagtcctagttggattaggactagtctctttTCTATTACAAGAAGGATAGCAATCCAGGTCTTATTCAAACTATTTAAGTCGGCCTGCTGGGCCACCTCCTGTGATGGGCCGCGGCCTACCTTCATGAGGATACCCGTGTCCCATATCCACGACAGGGCCCATGAGGCAGGaagcgcacccaggggggtagggcgcgcccccaccctcgtggccagggtgtgggccccctctagaactttcttcgctcaatattttttatatattctagaaataacttccgtgaagtttcaggacttttggagctgtgcataataggtctataatatttgctccttttccagcccagaatcccagctgtcggcattctccctcttcatgtaaaccttgtaaaataagagagaataggcataagtattgtgacataatgtgtaataacatcccataatgcaataaatgtcgatataaaagcatgatgcaaaatggacgtatcaaacggctggcgggtcatattgcggcGTTGAGCCGGTTCATAAACCGGTTGAGAGAGAAggttatccctctatatcagatgatgaaaaagacagataactttgtctagagtgatgtTGCTAATACatcgtttgaggatttgaagaagcagctggctgagccgcccgtgcttgcagcccctgttgataaggagcctttgttgttatatgtggttgctaatAGCCGGGCTGTCAGTGTTGCTATTGTGGTAGAAAgaaaggaagcaggcaaggaatatccgcttcaaaggccggtttactattaccagtgaggtgcttattgagtccaagcatagatatccgcactggcagaagcttgtatatggggtgttcttgGCCAGCCGAAAGTTTAAGcattattttctgggtcatccgATCACCGTGGTCAGCTCTgatcctttgggagatatcatccaaaacagagaagcaactggccgggttgctaagtgggctattgagattgggcctcatgggttaaaatatgtgcctcgcacgaccatcaagtctcaggcactggtggacttcatcaatgattggacagagctgcaagtgcctgaggaaaagtcagataacacgtattggactattcactttgatgggtccaggcagttggagggctcaggggctggagttatcCTAGCTTCCCgccgaggtgataaattttgttatgttctccgtttaatgtttccttgcactaacaatgcagcagagtatgaggccttgctccatggtcttaggatggctaaggagatgaacttaagccgggttaggtgcttcggcgactcagacttggtagctcagcaagtctctggtacttgggattctaaggatccactcatggcggcttatcggcgagaggtggatgttattgttggtcacttcaagggttatcaagttgagcactttgatcggaggaaaaatgaagcggcagatgctttaagccggttgggttctcaatgtaaaccggtgccgcctaatgttttccttgatgttttgcataacccgtcggtcaagttacctacggaggaggatttggctattcctgacccggaagctcagttggtggccgcTCTTCATGTAATCCCAGATTGGAAAgttccttatttggcttatatgacccggggggagttacctgaggatgaaaccttagccaggcagataacccgacgatctaagtcaatgacaattgttaatggagagttacatcatcgcagtgtcataggggcgtttcaacgttgtgtctcttCAGAAGAGGGCTGTGAGATCttatgagagattcatgaaggagattgtggtcatcatgctggctcaaaatcccttgtggctaaagcttttcgtcatgggttttattggttaacagcccatgctgatgcagaggacctcgtcagcaggtgtgatggatgtcagaaatttgcacgacgagcccatgtgccggctcaagaattgagggtgattccaattacttggccatttgtagtttgggggcttgatatggttggacctttcaaaagatccaaggacaagaagacccaccttttggtggcggttgataagttcactaagtgggtagaggcagagccggtcagtaagtgtgatgcagcaacagcggttcaattcatgaagaaagtgatcttccgttttggctttccacacggcattataacagacaatggcactaacctCTCTAAGGGTGCCATAGAAtaattttgtcaatgtgagcatatccggcttgatgtatcgtcgtggctcaccctcaatccaatggtcaagctgagagagcaaaccaagagatcttgaaaggcatcaagccccgacttatggttcctttgcagaggacgccgggttgttgggtggaggagctgcctTTCGTGTTATGaagcatcaataccaccccaaaTAGATCTAtgggatacacacccttcttcatggtttacggagaagaggcagttctccctagtgacatccgtcatgactcacctcgtgtggcggcttatgttgaaggtgacaatgaaagagcacgtcaagaagcacttgacctgttggatgaggagcgtgacatcgcatcggctcgttcggcgatttaccagcaaaatctgcgccgttatcacaaccgtcgggttaaaaccagaacttttcaagaaggcgatctagtgctccggcttatgcaggatcaaacggatatgcacaagttatccccaccttgggaaggaccttttgtggtcagcaagaatctgaacagcgggtcatattaccttatcgatgttcgagaccacaaggactcacgcaagtTGTGAATCCTCTTGAAAACTTGCAGTTGCAATCCTGGTGGAAACTTGTAGTAGTGCCCCCTTGAAAAATTTGCAAGCTGTGAATCCTCTTGAAAACTTGCAGTAGCGACCCCTTGAAATATAGAGAAATGCCACAAAACAAATTCTTTACTACGCACAATCCAATCAAAATCACTACCAAGGTGCAGGCATCGATATTGTACCCCTCGATGAACACGTCGGTGCAATGGAGATGTTGACATTGTCGATGAAGTCCTTTGACTCCCGCATCTAGGTTATAGGCCACGATGATGGCGTTGTTAGCGGTGTGTGGTGGGTGTACAGACTAGGCGGTCAGGCAGCAGCCGGCGACGAACAGGAGAGATCTGGAAAGAGAGGGGAGGAGCGCGAGCTTGGGCGAGCTGTCCATGGCAGTCGCGTGGAGAGGATgggaaaaatgaaaagaaaaatgaTTGGATGATGCTGCCATGCTAGGGAGCAAATTGATAAAATGACACATCTTTACTGGGAGTTTGATCCACTTTTCTTTTTGTTTGATTAGATGACACATCTTTGATTGATAGCTTGATGAAGTGGCAGAAATAGAGTGTTTATCTCCTTTTTCACGGATGGGCCTGTGCTTCATATTTTCTAGGACGGTTCTGCCCTTGCACCGATTCACCTGCCTGACTGGTTTGATCGATCCTATGAAACAACGTAGAGAAGGCCAGACAACTGAGACAAGGCGATGCACATGAAGAGGAAGCGATGGGCCGCCGCCACGCCGGTTCCTACCCCGCGCCGCCAGGTCCCCAGCGCTTGCATCCATGTGCATATTCCTCGACGTGCTGCCAAGTCCACGTCTCCCCGCCGCCTCTTGTCCTGCTTCCTCTCTGCCCGCGAGGATCCATTTCTTCCGCCACGGTCGCCGTCGCCGTCAGCGTGCTCATCGACAAACTCACAGGTGTCATCCCATACTGAAACAACAACGAACAACTATAGAGCTAGCAAGCAACAGCGCCGAGAAGTAAGCACGGCGAGGCAGCGACGCCGGAGAGGAGGCATCGTATTTTTTTCCAATTGACAAATGCTCTTGTTTGCATGGAGGATCGCCTAGTTCCATATTACGTGTCCATGCATGTACTGATCCAGGTCGGGCTCCCGTGCGTCGTTCCGTTCGACTAGAAACATGTTGATCGAACCAGGTAACGGGTGAATCGATGCGAGGGCAGAACCGTCCTAAAAATTATGTACTACAGTCCCATACGTGAAAAACTCTATTTGTGCCATTTCATCAAGTTGTCAATCAAAGATGTGTCATCTAATCAAACAAAAAGAAAAATGTGTCACTGGATCAAACTCCCAGGAAAGATGTGTCATTTTATCAATTTGCTCCATGCTTAGGACGGAGATAAAATGGGGCGAGCGGGCCGTGGGCCCACCAGCATGTGCGACGTGGCGCGACAGGAGACGTTGGATGGGGGCGAATCGAACGCCGCGCACGGGACCGACGCGCGACGCGTGGCCGGTCCCCGGCCACAAACATTTCCCTAAATCATGCCTTTTGTGTCGCAGTCTGATTTCAATCGATTCGCCTCCTGCGTCGCCTCACGCCTCGGAGCACGCTGCAGCCTGCAGCCGGAGTGGCAGCTAGGGTTGAGGCGGAGGGTGGAGCTCTGCCAAAGATCCGCCCCCCTCGCACGCGGCACAGCCAAACCCTAACCGCCTGATCCCAATGCGCAGGTGAGCCGCCTGCTTCCGNNNNNNNNNNNNNNNNNNNNNNNNNNNNNNNNNNNNNNNNNNNNNNNNNNNNNNNNNNNNNNNNNNNNNNNNNNNNNNNNNNNNNNNNNNNNNNNNNNNNNNNNNNNNNNNNNNNNNNNNNNNNNNNNNNNNNNNNNNNNNNNNNNNNNNNNNNNNNNNNNNNNNNNNNNNNNNNNNNNNNNNNNNNNNNNNNNNNNNNNNNNNNNNNNNNNNNNNNNNNNNNNNNNNNNNNNNNNNNNNNNNNNNNNNNNNNNNNNNNNNNNNNNNNNNNNNNNNNNNNNNNNNNNNNNNNNNNNNNNNNNNNNNNNNNNNNNNNNNNNNNNNNNNNNNNNNNNNNNNNNNNNNNNNNNNNNNNNNNNNNNNNNNNNNNNNNNNNNNNNNNNNNNNNNNNNNNNNNNNNNNNNNNNNNNNNNNNNNNNNNNNNNNNNNNNNNNNNNNNNNNNNNNNNNNNNNNNNNNNNNNNNNNNNNNNNNNNNNNNNNNNNNNNNNNNNNNNNNNNNNNNNNNNNNNNNNNNNNNNNNNNNNNNNNNNNNNNNNNNNNNNNNNNNNNNNNNNNNNNNNNNNNNNNNNNNNNNNNNTACTCTACTTCCTGCTGCTGATTTGATTGGCTCGCAGGGGCCTCGGCAGCGAGGCGTTGCTGCGCCGGCACCGCGCACGGGCGCGGCTGTGGGTCGCCGTTGCGGCGCTGGTTATCGGCACCATCTGGCTCTGGTCCTCCTCCTCCGTTGTCCTCTTCGGCACCCACAGGGTCCAGGTGATTATTTAGTTGTGCTGTTTGTTCTGCTTGGCGTTGTAGGGAAGGCCGATAGCAATGCCATGAGAGTTAAAGTGAAGGCTGAGAGGCTATGGCTATGCAGGTGCCGGTGCTATATAACCAAGGCACTTCGCAGAGCAAATCTCTAATGGAACTTTTAAAACAAATTAATTCTAGCATATATGCCGGCCTGAGCATAAATCATGTTGCTGATTGAAACGGATGGAAAAAATTGCCAAGTATAATAATATTTAACAAATACATACTCCTTGGTGAAGAGGTCGTAAGCAAGATGGTAAACTGTATTCAATGCAGAACCACCTAATATGGGTACAGAGTATTACTACCGATAGGCTTATTACCTGCAGACTGTGGCAAGTTGCGATAGTTGTTTCCAAAATTGTGTAAGATCCAACTTCTCCATAACTATTAGTTTGCTTAATCAGCACCCAAGGATGTAGCTTAATGTTCCTATGGAAAATTGAGAAATGTAAACAATCAGTTTACTGCATTATAGTACTCACTCCGTATCACAATATAAGCTGTTTTTGCAAGCAAAAacagcttgcaaaaacatcttatattgtgggaGGGAGTAGGCCTGTAAACATTGAAATCATGCTGGCCACCAGATTACTACATAAATATAAGGACATTTATAAAACTGACAGCTGACACATGATGTTTCATAACCTCAAGTTTTGCCAGCTGTGGGCTGTTAGGGAAGTGATGCATCACCACTGCTTATTAATCCTAATGAAAAAGACTAGAGTAAGAAAATTGAtaaataaatattaaaattaaGTCAGCACAAAGTATGGTCCTATCCATCATGTTCTGGCACATAATATTTGATGGATAAGGAATAATGTTACTCCGAAAAAGAAATGCACCAATTTTCTTAGATAAATTTTTTGGTGCATCACTTATATTTTCAGTTTCAATTCATTTGACCTATAGACTGGTTTATGCTAAATGTATGGAATTGAATTGGATATACAATGGTCATTTAATTTTTTACCAAATTATATCTTGTACTGACATCAGTGCTACTACTCAAGGATTTTGTTGTAGATGAGTTGTGGAGAACTGCAGATTCAAATGGTTGGAGAGCATCTTCTGCACCACGCACCTATTGGCCTCGTGAGTTTCTCTCTGTATCCTCCCAGAACCAGAAGTTACTGGTCCAGTCTTATGCCATTCTGTaaaaagggcagccccagtgcatgtagctcccgcttgtgcagggtctggggaagggtccgaccactttgggtctattgtacgcagcctttccctacatttctgcaagaggctgtttccaggacttgaacccgtgacctcatggtcacaaggcagcagctttaccactgcgccaaggctccccttctctTATGCCATTCTGTGTGATGGCAAAATGAAATTCTGAAATGCAATTTCTCTACTTGCAGCCCCACCAACTGAATCCGAGAGCAATGGGTACTTACGTGTCCGGTGCAATGGTGGCTTGTCCCAACAACGAAGTGCAGTATGATTAACATATGAAACTTTGTCTCTAAAGTAGCATAGTTCATCATGCAAGTTTTATGTGTTCATGGCAACATAGCTGAGAGATTTAAGGTTACTGCTGCTTTGCTTTTGCAGATATGTAATGCTGTTGTTGCAGCACGAATCATGAATGCTACACTAGTGCTGCCAGAGTTAGATGCAAATTCATTCTGGCATGATGAGAGGTACGTAAGTAAATTTTTATCATGCAGGAAGATCATTGCATGCAGTTACCACAAACCCTGTGTTCCTTATGATTCCTTCTGTTTGAGCAGTATTTTTTCTTGCTACAAAGCAAAAGCAGTGCCCACCCCAAAGTTCACTGCAGAACTTTTCTTATCAAATATTCTGCAGTTTGCATTAATTGATTTATATAGTTTCGTAGTGCTTTTTATGCCTAATGTACATGATATTACCATGAGATATTGGCATAATCCAAGTGTTTTATGTAGTCATGTTGATTAACTTCGTAGAAGTATTTGAGTCCTGGTGATAGTAGATATTTAGCACTTCGTAACTGCTAATCAGGTTATTGGAAAATAGCATACGTCTAGAATGCTGAATAGGTGTCTAtataaattaatttattaaaaatTTACAGTGTTAGAATTTGCATGGGAAGATTAGTTTCTTGCAGAAGGACTCTAGGAGGAACTTTTCCAGTTAAGAATCTTAAGATGAGTTCATTCTAATAGGACTCCAGGAGGAACTTTTACAGTTAGTCTACAAACCCTTATGTAGTACATTACAGTTTGTAACCTTTTCAGCATCCTGCCTGAAAGTTTGTTCATAGTATACTAGATAAAGATTTGCGAGCTAAGTTGCAAAACCAAAACTTTTCTGTTAAAGATTGTAACAATGCGGATATTATTGACTCGCATTGAAATCCTTATTTGCATTTTTGTGTAATGCCATCATGAAGATGTTAGAAGTTATGTTGAAAAATTAGTTGGACAAACCCAAAACTAAGTGTTAATATGATTTTCAAATAATAAGGTGGCCACTGCATGTTGCACTTGGTAATTAGAATGACGTCTACATTGAGTTCACTCCTCTCTGGCTTTGTAGTTACCTTCTTGTTCAACTGGTTTGCGTTGAATGATCCATTGTTGTTGTATTTATGTATGGACCAGTGGTTTTGTAGATATGTATGATGTTCCCCACTTCATCAAGACATTGAAATATGATGTTCGAATTGTTATGAGTATTCCAAAAATCACTGCACATGGAAAGTCCAAGAAGCTCAGAGCTTATAAGGTGAATATATTTAGAGCACAGTAGCACTCCAAATTTAGCTATACTAAAGTCACCTTTTCTATCTTTCCAAAGTCAAAATTTTCTAGATATTCTGTACTTATGGAACACTTTTTGTCCTTACAGATTGAACCACCTAGAGACGCACCAGTTACTTGGTACAGGACAACTGCTCTGGAGAAGTTGAGGAAGTATGGTGCGATATATTTAACTCCATTTTCACACCGTTTGGCAGAAGAAATTGATGACCCAGAGCTCCAGAGATTGAGATGCAGGGTGAATTATCACGCACTACAGTTTAAGCCAAATATCATGAAAACAAGCAGTGATATAGTGAATAAGCTCCGTTCAGAAGGCCATTTCATGTCGATTCATCTTCGGTTTGAGCTGGATATGCTTGCATATGCCGGGTAGGACTTTGATCAAACCAGCGTGTTATTGCTTTATTCTGAAGTGTATCCATTGATGGAGTTTTTTTTTTCTGTGGTAGGCTTAGGAAAGTGCCTACCCACCTCTTTTGGGACTAAAAGGCATGTCGTTATTGTAGGCTAAGGAAGGTCTTGACGAGGGCTAAGCATGGCCCTTACATGGATGATGGAACTCATAACATTCATTCATTCATAGATATAAAATTATATTAAGATAAAGTAGCAATAGCCATTTTCAGTCCTTGATACTAAAATTTTAGAGAAGTATTCTCTTATTTAATTCATTAATTTTGACTATTGTTGATAACCTATACATGAAAATCTGGTATATGCAGTGGTTATTAATTGCATGTCTTGCCATGTAATTTCGTTTTTGTGTTGACATATGAACATTCCTTACTTCCAAAATGAAAACTGCAGATGcattgacatattcacacctaaaGAACAGGAAATCCTGTTGAAGTATCGGGAAGAAAATTTTGCAAATAAGACCCTTGTCTACAAGAAAAGAAGGCTCATTGGAAAGTGCCCTTTAACTCCAGAAGAGGTACCGATTCTTCTTATAGACATTTTTCTTGATGTTTGTTGTGTCAAGTTCAAACTCAATCTGGATTTTTCATTTTTGTATACATTAATCCAGATTGCGTTTGAAATTGACACTAATATATATCAATCTAAGTATGGATGTGCCAAAGTTCAAATTTTGTAAGCTGCTAAATATGCTTTTCTAATGGAGCTTCCAAACTTCACTTTTAGGGTGTTTTGACCCTAGATGCACCCATTAAATGAATCATTTTGATtggtaagaaaaatgattattagGAGCAACTATGAAACTTATATAAAATATTAAATATGGGAGTTTATGCATGCCTACCTTTTTGGTCCTCTTGAACCACAAAACTAGAGCACCAGAGAACTTGGCCCTCAGAATAAGCCGTACATTTTTGGCCCACACATGGCAGTGGTTAATTTGAGGTCCACAATAGACCTTGTTCCTTCaaatattatactccctccatctgcAATTACTTGACACTATGGATTTATCTAGCACtaagtgctagatacatccgtttgggCGTCAAATAATTCAGGACTGAGGTAGTATATTTAAAGCACAAAAATGTGGGACGACAGTATATGAAAAATAAATATCATAGTCATCATAACCTACTATTCTGTTGAATAATTCTTTCCATAAATAACGGGGAAAATGGTCTATTTATATTGTTTTGCAGGTAGGTCTTATCATTCGTGCTATGGGATTTAATAACACAACACGGATTTACCTTGCTTCTGGCAAGCTCTTTGGTGGGGAACGCTTCATGAAGCCATTCAAGGCTATGTTTCCACGTCTAGAAAACAATAGTATGATTGGAAGTGGAAAGCTGGAAGAGGATAACCGAGGGCTAGCAAGGTCAGCAGTTGACTACATGGTCTGTCTCCTGTCGGACATTTTTATGCCCACGTATGATGGCCCGAGCAACTTCGCAAACAACCTCATGGGTCATCGCCTATACTATGGTTTCCGAACCACAATCACGCCAAACAGGAAGGCCCTTGCTCCGATATTCATGGACATGGAGGAAGGGCGTGCATCTGGATATGAGGAGAGGATCAGGCAGGTCATGTTCAACACCCATTTTGGCGCCCCCCACAAGCGCATCCATCCAGAGTCTTTCTACACAAACTCATGGCCAGAGTGCTTCTGCCAGATGAAAGCTGGGAATCAAGCTGACCGGTGCCCACCCGACAATGTAAATGATGTTCTTGAAAGTCAGTTCCAGAATAAAGAGGATGTGGAAGCGGAAGCTACTAATCAAACTGACTCCACCAGCTAAATGGAAACTGGAGTTTAGCCAAGGTTTATTGATTGGGGACAGATTGTTTCTCAGACCTGCGTATGGCATTTTTGGAGGAAGGATTGATGGCTCTATATCCATGTAGGCGATCATGTTCAACTCAAGATTTAGTTGTTGAGATTGTTAGCCTGGGAGGGTCGGAACCAGATTTTGGGTAGGTTTTGTCATGTAGAGTTCTGGGGAAGAAAAAACATATGAACGTTATGAATTTGCTGGGAGGGTCAGAACCAGATTTTAGATCACTActaaaagatcttatatttgtttacagaggtactccctccgttcacaaatataagatgttctatgAGCAACTCTTTTTTTTAAATGGaatgtatatagacacgttttagtgtgtttgttcgcCCATTTCACTCTGtgtgtagtctatattgaaatatatccaagacatcttatatttgtgaacgaagggagtagtatatGTTATAGCTGAGTGTTGTGTCTCGGTTCTATTGGCTTTATTTGCTGGTCCTCGTTGCACACATCCGGTTGGATTCATGTGTTCCTGGTCAAGGAGCTTCCTCGGTTTTGGTTTTGCAATTGACCGttgtgcaaaaaaaaaaaacatgggGATGGCTCGGGGCAATTGACTGAATTTAGAATCTGGGTCAGTTGTTCCCAGCCGTTGAATGGAAAAGCAACCTGACATAACTTCTATCTCCGGAAATCATTgttcatcgtcttcctcctcccgaCCTTGATCTGAACCGCCCACAACCGCCGGCCGAATCACCTGTCTACGCCGCCCACTGCTGGTGGTGCTTCGGTGACAGCCTTGCCACTCCGCCCTCCCCTCAATCATTGTGTTGCCGCTGCCCCGGTCATCCTTCTAATCCCGGCGATGATCGGTTTCTTATCCGGTGAACCTGCACACCTCCCTCCCCCACCCACCCACACCCCAAGATAGATAACGAGGTCGCCTGCCATCCTAAGATAGATCCAGAGGGCTTCTTCGGCTATCTCCTTCCCCTCCTCCGGTTGTTCCTTCGTTCGCGAGAAAATCGATTGACCCAGATTCTAAATTCGGGCGACTTACATATAATGGCGATCTTCCTTCCCTCCGGTTGTTCC is from Triticum aestivum cultivar Chinese Spring chromosome 3A, IWGSC CS RefSeq v2.1, whole genome shotgun sequence and encodes:
- the LOC123060517 gene encoding O-fucosyltransferase 1, translating into MRRGLGSEALLRRHRARARLWVAVAALVIGTIWLWSSSSVVLFGTHRVQDFVVDELWRTADSNGWRASSAPRTYWPPPPTESESNGYLRVRCNGGLSQQRSAICNAVVAARIMNATLVLPELDANSFWHDESGFVDMYDVPHFIKTLKYDVRIVMSIPKITAHGKSKKLRAYKIEPPRDAPVTWYRTTALEKLRKYGAIYLTPFSHRLAEEIDDPELQRLRCRVNYHALQFKPNIMKTSSDIVNKLRSEGHFMSIHLRFELDMLAYAGCIDIFTPKEQEILLKYREENFANKTLVYKKRRLIGKCPLTPEEVGLIIRAMGFNNTTRIYLASGKLFGGERFMKPFKAMFPRLENNSMIGSGKLEEDNRGLARSAVDYMVCLLSDIFMPTYDGPSNFANNLMGHRLYYGFRTTITPNRKALAPIFMDMEEGRASGYEERIRQVMFNTHFGAPHKRIHPESFYTNSWPECFCQMKAGNQADRCPPDNVNDVLESQFQNKEDVEAEATNQTDSTS